Proteins from a genomic interval of Corythoichthys intestinalis isolate RoL2023-P3 chromosome 3, ASM3026506v1, whole genome shotgun sequence:
- the LOC130913770 gene encoding coiled-coil domain-containing protein 42-like isoform X1, protein MIINTLLVVVRSSVKCSMSEGGRCVVTARRRNFDRNDTLNELIKGRLEQEHLVAVLEQRAQTLECLQRCEDELLNKVKTAKKLLTNLVNSPKEQAADQNVKKAEKEANEKEVEMKMLKEEYTQMQHTKQELLLRMQSYTVHQDYMQQVVKLTRFEDEASLAGHLENLLRIREQLCEKQRLAEDQMDQQRKALLTFNSQHHMMLLQCNNQLAQMHRKLDRAHSEAEHWETKWKHIHSTAAKETLLLGQIKMATLNLYELTGGDMEGEKGVPLNDNDTQLDKVGTLTEQLLQQIQCITKVSTPLAFLQI, encoded by the exons ATGATCATTAACACGCTCCTTGTTGTTGTGCGTTCAAGTGTGAAGTGCAGCATGTCCGAGGGTGGACGCTGCGTTGTGACGGCGAGGAGGAGGAACTTCGACAGGAACGACACGCTCAATGAGCTCATAAAAGGTCGTCTTGAGCAAGAACATCTAGTGGCCGTACTGGAGCAACGCGCACAG ACGTTGGAGTGTTTGCAACGATGTGAAGATGAGCTACTTAATAAAGTGAAGACAGCCAAGAAATTACTCACAAACCTTGTTAATTCTCCAAAG GAACAAGCTGCAGATCAAAATGTTAAAAAAGCAGAGAAAGAAGCCAACGAGAAAGAAGTCGAGATGAAGATGCTTAAGGAAGAGTACACACAAATGCAGCACACAAAACAGGAGCTCCTTCTTCGCATGCAAAGTTATACAGTTCATCAGGACTACATGCAGCAGGTGGTAAAACTAACTCGG TTTGAAGATGAAGCATCTCTAGCAGGTCATCTGGAGAATCTTCTTCGCATCAGGGAGCAGCTTTGTGAGAAGCAGAGGTTAGCAGAAGATCAGATGGACCAGCAGAGGAAAGCCCTGCTGACCTTTAACAGCCAGCATCACATGATGCTTCTGCAATGCAACAATCAGCTGGCACAGATGCACCGCAAACTGGATAGGGCCCATTCTGAAGCAGAACACTGG GAGACAAAGTGGAAGCACATTCACAGCACTGCAGCCAAGGAAACGCTCTTACTGGGACAGATCAAGATGGCGACACTCAACCTCTACGAGTTGACGGGCGGTGACATGGAAGGAGAGAAAGGTGTCCCTCTGAATGACAATGACACACAACTGGACAAGGTAGGTACCCTGACGGAGCAACTACTGCAgcagatacagtgtatcacaaaagtgagtacacccctcgcatttctgcagatataa
- the LOC130913770 gene encoding coiled-coil domain-containing protein 42-like isoform X2, translating to MSEGGRCVVTARRRNFDRNDTLNELIKGRLEQEHLVAVLEQRAQTLECLQRCEDELLNKVKTAKKLLTNLVNSPKEQAADQNVKKAEKEANEKEVEMKMLKEEYTQMQHTKQELLLRMQSYTVHQDYMQQVVKLTRFEDEASLAGHLENLLRIREQLCEKQRLAEDQMDQQRKALLTFNSQHHMMLLQCNNQLAQMHRKLDRAHSEAEHWETKWKHIHSTAAKETLLLGQIKMATLNLYELTGGDMEGEKGVPLNDNDTQLDKVGTLTEQLLQQIQCITKVSTPLAFLQI from the exons ATGTCCGAGGGTGGACGCTGCGTTGTGACGGCGAGGAGGAGGAACTTCGACAGGAACGACACGCTCAATGAGCTCATAAAAGGTCGTCTTGAGCAAGAACATCTAGTGGCCGTACTGGAGCAACGCGCACAG ACGTTGGAGTGTTTGCAACGATGTGAAGATGAGCTACTTAATAAAGTGAAGACAGCCAAGAAATTACTCACAAACCTTGTTAATTCTCCAAAG GAACAAGCTGCAGATCAAAATGTTAAAAAAGCAGAGAAAGAAGCCAACGAGAAAGAAGTCGAGATGAAGATGCTTAAGGAAGAGTACACACAAATGCAGCACACAAAACAGGAGCTCCTTCTTCGCATGCAAAGTTATACAGTTCATCAGGACTACATGCAGCAGGTGGTAAAACTAACTCGG TTTGAAGATGAAGCATCTCTAGCAGGTCATCTGGAGAATCTTCTTCGCATCAGGGAGCAGCTTTGTGAGAAGCAGAGGTTAGCAGAAGATCAGATGGACCAGCAGAGGAAAGCCCTGCTGACCTTTAACAGCCAGCATCACATGATGCTTCTGCAATGCAACAATCAGCTGGCACAGATGCACCGCAAACTGGATAGGGCCCATTCTGAAGCAGAACACTGG GAGACAAAGTGGAAGCACATTCACAGCACTGCAGCCAAGGAAACGCTCTTACTGGGACAGATCAAGATGGCGACACTCAACCTCTACGAGTTGACGGGCGGTGACATGGAAGGAGAGAAAGGTGTCCCTCTGAATGACAATGACACACAACTGGACAAGGTAGGTACCCTGACGGAGCAACTACTGCAgcagatacagtgtatcacaaaagtgagtacacccctcgcatttctgcagatataa
- the LOC130913725 gene encoding dynein regulatory complex protein 10-like has protein sequence MDINDSMSDVLLLERERDKDSPPRLSPSLQQDDDWEAGLVNEVPQQRLLSAEAQTVSNILENCISQIEIVSSLSGFSQLACPCGDVEEEFTRLLAAHQMLSERLESSNDFQEIIGGPAGEESARRKRKAQLEREFKYSVRDLLRFFRSHPDTLLGLRPEVSIDVGEMESTLVVGLKKFHVHMMERLQTTPEEEIMLALETVSPDTELIVKLEETAAAIIQKDVEISEKTDDIQTLERLLKENQIEPVDWQLLADEQCQSIIKASQEKQTSIQQEIDRLNIRIHTSTLKFREGEKTLQEINENVEMEIEYLLQKFDDEIEEHQTELELCQIDVEREEGERKRLEEPYADLEKEYDHIMERRRIADEKRVSECKLKVALYCQSWWRGYCTRKMLLANPIIPSSKGKKKAKGKGKGKGKGKKKK, from the exons ATGGATATCAA TGACAGCATGTCTGATGTTCTGCTGCTGGAGAGGGAGAGAGACAAGGATAGCCCACCGCGCTTGTCCCCCAGTCTGCAGCAGGACGACGACTGGGAAGCTGGTCTCGTCAATGAGGTGCCACAGCAGAGGCTTCTTTCTGCCGAGGCCCAGACTGTCTCAAACATTCTGGAGAACTGCATCAGTCAAATAGAGATCGTATCATCCCTTTCTGGCTTCTCCCAATTAGCTTGTCCATGTGGTGATGTAGAAGAGGAGTTTACCAGACTTCTCGCTGCGCATCAAATGTTAAGCGAAAGGCTGGAATCTTCCAATGACTTCCAGGAGATCATAGGTGGACCGGCGGGAGAAGAAAGTGCCAGAAGGAAAAGGAAGGCTCAGCTAGAGAGGGAATTCAAGTACTCTGTCAGGGACTTGCTCCGGTTTTTCCGCAGCCACCCTGACACCCTTTTGGGTTTGAGACCAGAGGTTAGCATTGACGTCGGGGAGATGGAGTCCACACTCGTAGTGGGACTGAAGAAATTTCATGTGCATATGATGGAAAGGTTGCAGACCACCCCAGAAGAGGAAATTATGTTAGCCCTTGAGACCGTGTCACCTGACACGGAACTTATAGTCAAACTAGAAGAAACGGCAGCAGCTATCATACAAAAAGATGTGGAG ATTTCCGAGAAGACAGATGAcatccaaactttggagcgtctTCTTAAGGAGAACCAGATAGAACCAGTTGACTGGCAGCTTCTCGCTGATGAACAATGCCAGTCCATCATCAAGGCGTCGCAAGAGAAGCAAACCAGCATCCAGCAGGAAATAGACCGACTCAACATCCGAATCCACACTTCGACACTTAAATTCAGAGAGGGGGAGAAAACACTCCAAGAG ATAAATGAAAATGTGGAAATGGAAATTGAGTACTTGCTCCAAAAGTTTGACGATGAAATAGAAGAACACCAG ACTGAACTGGAGTTATGTCAGATCGATGTCGAGAGGGAAGAGGGGGAACGTAAAAGGTTGGAGGAGCCTTACGCAGACCTGGAGAAGGAATATGACCACATCATGGAGAGGCGGCGGATTGCAGATGAGAAAAGAGTTTCTGAGTGCAAGCTCAAGGTTGCTCTCTATTGTCAATCATGGTGGAGGGGCTACTGTACTCGTAAGATGTTACTCGCTAACCCCATCATACCTAGTAGTAAGGGCAAAAAGAAAGCCAAGGGCAAGGGCAAAGGTAAAGGCAAAGGCAAGAAGAAGAAATAG